From the Pocillopora verrucosa isolate sample1 chromosome 11, ASM3666991v2, whole genome shotgun sequence genome, the window CACCCTCCAGTCCCCCAATCAatcctttcccccccccccctgtcTCCCCGAAGAAAATATAGAATACCTTGGCAAAGCTCTTTTAATATAAAGTTGATTAAGTCGATTCAATACATGGTAGTTTGGCGATAGACTTGGACATTCTGCACAAACTATGAGACCTGGTGGACGCATAAAACCATGATTCTAACCGTAAAATGGACTGAAAAGCCTAATAGCTCATGGTCTAACATCAAGCCACTTTGACGCGAAACATTAAATAAACTTATGCGAGGCCTTTAAATGAATCATTTGTACAGCTTTGTGAccgaaaaaatgtttattctaTCTGAAAAAACGCTGTCCTATGAAGCCTTCAATGCTATCCGAAGCACTTCCTCGCCACCATTTTTGCCACTAAATATTGAACTGTTTATctcacaagaaaaaaagctaTCATGTAAATAACAGCAAAATTAATACGAATTTCAGGCggtaatttcaaaattttacaagaaagtttgaaaaggttCAATTACAGATCTTTACGTGAAGTTTACATTGGCCTTCGCTTGTCATGATGCCCTTCACGCGGTAACCTTCACCTATAGTTTTCTCGTGCCAGCCGTTATcccctttgaaaggtttatCATTGTAGTACATGTCGGACCACATACTATCGTCAGCTTCTCTCCTACTGGGATAAATCTTGGCACCCCACCAGTTGTCAAACAAATTACGGTCGAATGGTACACTAAACATGACTGCTACGGTCTTGTTGTCATGGGGGATGAAGAAGGTAACCACGCCTACACTTCCTCTTGGCAGGCCAGTTGTTTTGGTTGCAGTGAACAGTGCTGCTTCGTCTTTTTCCACGAATTCAGGTAAAGCATTTGGCCCAGGTTTACCAGAACTGAAGTATGCATTCATTCCACTCCACTTATGAGATGTTTGATTAGCGATGCCAATGGCAATTCCTCGCCTTGTGGATGGCATTGACTTGAAAAGATCATCCAGAACTTTTGGACCTAATTTATCGGCTTCTGTCACATTATCCATCGTGTTCTCCTTATTCTATGTCACTGTGAGTCAAAAACATAAAACCCAGGTTTCAAAGCAtatttaagagaggatgtcagcatccatcgaacaaatttgaaatattgtggcaagtcgcccaagattcgttttctctcctactttcatatttcgtagcccaatatgtcctgataattgtggtgtagtttttttgtgaaaatatattttagttttcgagaaatgacttttttcgttcgaccgctcaaatatgcaaattttcaccgtgaatattacccgagttgtgtgacctcatgtgaCGAttgtactagacctacggtatttctgtgaacataatcctttgttttatcatctaaacttaatcccctgtcgttattgaag encodes:
- the LOC131772880 gene encoding DELTA-stichotoxin-She4b, translating into MDNVTEADKLGPKVLDDLFKSMPSTRRGIAIGIANQTSHKWSGMNAYFSSGKPGPNALPEFVEKDEAALFTATKTTGLPRGSVGVVTFFIPHDNKTVAVMFSVPFDRNLFDNWWGAKIYPSRREADDSMWSDMYYNDKPFKGDNGWHEKTIGEGYRVKGIMTSEGQCKLHVKICN